In the Campylobacter concisus genome, CTATATAAAATGCCTCAACGTCGATCGTGCCACCGTTTTTATCCTTTGCCTGCTTTGAGCTAACAGCCGGATAGCGCACGACTGAAGTTTTAGCGATCGTTCCCCAAAGAGAGTTTGGAAGTGCCCAGTTTTCTAAATTTACTCCGTCTGGTACGATGTAGTCAGCATAGGCGTTTGTCTCGTTCATAAAGGCGTCGATGCCAACAAAAAGTGGTAAATTTTTACTATCTTTTAGTACGTCTAAAACCGCTTTTTCAAGTCCTGCTTGGCCGTAAAGTACGTTTGTCATGTAGTTTATGAAAACTTTTACTTTGTATGGATAGCCAGCCTTGTGGCTTGTAAGCGTTTCGTTTACAAGTGGCATTGAGATAGGATACCATGGCTGAGTTGATGGATAGCCGCTGCCGCCAGCTGCCACTTTGCGTTTATACTCAGAGCTTGTTTCGTAGTATTTGCCTGATCTTGATAAATTTAGACCATTTGGTTTATAAGCGCCCTCAAAGCTCTCAAGGTCATATCTGCCTTTTAAAAACTCGTGAGTACCAGCACTTGCATTGACGTTGCCACCTTTGTAGCCGTAAGTGCCCATTAGCGTGTTTAGACAAAGGATCGCAAAAGTAGTCATACCAGCTTGCGTATGCATCATACCGCCATGCACGTTTGTGCTCACCTGTCTGCCGTTTTTAGTGAAATTTTCACAAAGCCAGATGATATCTTCAACGCTTACACCGCAAATTTTTGAGTACTCCTCTAAGCTATGCTTATAAGCTGACTCTTTTAAAAGCTGCATTGAGCTTTTTACCTCGACCTTTTTGCCGTCTATTAAAATTTTACCTTTGTAGTAGAGCTTGGCTGGTTCATTTACCTTGTAGCTTTGTATCTTGCCATCTTGCGAGCAAACCTGCCATTCATTGTTGATAAGTGCAAATTTACCATAGTCTTTGTGGTCTTTTTCGGTGATGACTAGATGCGTGGCATTACACCAGTGTATCTCGCCTGCTAGCTTTGCCTGGTCTAAATTTGGCTGGATAAGGTAGTTTGTAGCGTATTTTTCATTTTCTATGATCCAGCGTATCATAGCCATAGCTAGAGCCGAGTCGGTGCCTGGCTTTATCGCTATCCAGCGGCCTTTGTCTGAAGAGGCGTATTTTACAGCATTTGTAACGCTTGGGTCGACCACTGCGTAGCTAAAATCATCTCTAGTGCCTCTTGCATAAGAGAGCATTTTTGCCTGTTTTTGGAAAGGGTTGCCACCATTTGACGGCGAAGTGCCCCAGTAGATAACAAATTTAGAGTTTTCATAGTCTGGTTTTGTATGTGCAAAGCCCTTTGCGTTATGTGCGATCTTACCACCGACCCTAAAGCCACCACCACAAATTCCGCCGTGCGAGTAGTGATTTATAGTGCCAAATGACTTTTTGACAAAGCGATCAACGATGTCAGAGCGTCCGTCATATAGATAAAAACTTAAAAATTGATTGCGCTTAGTGCCATATTCTGGGTTTTCGCTGTCGATTAGCTCGTCGCTATATATTGCTCTTAGCCCGTCCACATGCCCCTCACCAAAGAGATCTCCGCCCTCTACGACCTCTTCTACTAGCTGCTCAAAGCTTATGCTCTTCCATTTTCCCTCACCCCTTTTACCAACTCTCTTTAGTGGCGTTAGTATCCTTGCAGGCGAGTCTATCATCTCAGGCAATATCGCTCCTCTAGCGCAAACTGTAGCTCGCTTTTCGTCTTCGCCACTTAGTGTTGTGACAAGAAGTGCGTCATTTATCGATGTGTCAAAATTTGCCCAGTGTACGTTTGAAAGTGGGTGGTATGGGTTGCCACTACATCTTAAAACTCGGTCGTTTTTGTCATCCACATGAAGCCTTATGCCACACTTCGTCGTACAGCCATGACACATCGAAAAGATAACACTATGTCCATCACTAAGTGAAATTTTGCCGTCCTTTACTCGAAATTCAGGCTCTAGCGAGTTTGACTGCGGTTTATAGTCGTCTTTTCCCCCATCTGCTAGCACAGCGCTCGTAGCTACCGTTGAGAGTACAGCTGATCTTTTTAAAAATTCTCTTCTTTGCATTACTTATTTCCTTTTACTGTGCTATCTCTTCGCTCCAGCTGATAACCTTTTTATATCCATTATCAAGCTCGAGTTTCTTATCGTTTTTAGCCAAAATTTCGCTAACGC is a window encoding:
- a CDS encoding molybdopterin dinucleotide binding domain-containing protein; translated protein: MQRREFLKRSAVLSTVATSAVLADGGKDDYKPQSNSLEPEFRVKDGKISLSDGHSVIFSMCHGCTTKCGIRLHVDDKNDRVLRCSGNPYHPLSNVHWANFDTSINDALLVTTLSGEDEKRATVCARGAILPEMIDSPARILTPLKRVGKRGEGKWKSISFEQLVEEVVEGGDLFGEGHVDGLRAIYSDELIDSENPEYGTKRNQFLSFYLYDGRSDIVDRFVKKSFGTINHYSHGGICGGGFRVGGKIAHNAKGFAHTKPDYENSKFVIYWGTSPSNGGNPFQKQAKMLSYARGTRDDFSYAVVDPSVTNAVKYASSDKGRWIAIKPGTDSALAMAMIRWIIENEKYATNYLIQPNLDQAKLAGEIHWCNATHLVITEKDHKDYGKFALINNEWQVCSQDGKIQSYKVNEPAKLYYKGKILIDGKKVEVKSSMQLLKESAYKHSLEEYSKICGVSVEDIIWLCENFTKNGRQVSTNVHGGMMHTQAGMTTFAILCLNTLMGTYGYKGGNVNASAGTHEFLKGRYDLESFEGAYKPNGLNLSRSGKYYETSSEYKRKVAAGGSGYPSTQPWYPISMPLVNETLTSHKAGYPYKVKVFINYMTNVLYGQAGLEKAVLDVLKDSKNLPLFVGIDAFMNETNAYADYIVPDGVNLENWALPNSLWGTIAKTSVVRYPAVSSKQAKDKNGGTIDVEAFYIAVAKRLGLKGFGKNAFKDKDGNFMDLDVKEQYYAAALANLAFDGEGVKDISDEDKKLSKISRVMTKLDPYLKDEEKPKVAHILAKGGRYGSYESAYKGDKATVKVPAPTPASIYYEPLGGHRHSITGEFMPGVPSLMLPVASDGTPLEKFFPRSEWKYTVSSRKSNIQHFYTFVSPRLRAVHPSNFIRIAPDIASEQGIRSGDKVKVTTPYGAQVGEAFVTDGVASGVISIEHGFGHDEFGIRTHIVDGKPAFGIANLEKGVNHNKLGLLDPKRNGEFSLNDWLVGTCARQALPANIRKIG